The Inmirania thermothiophila nucleotide sequence AGGGCATCGGCATGGGCAAGGTTCGCGAGCTCGGTGAGGTCATCCTCAAGGTCGAGGACGTCTCGCTCGCCTTCGGCGGGGTGCAGGCGTTGTCGCACGTCAGCTTCGAGGTCCGCGAGCACGAGATCCTCGGCATCATCGGCCCCAACGGCGCCGGCAAGAGCTCGATGCTCAACGTCATCAACGGCTTCTACCGGCCGCAGGAGGGCTGGATCACCTTCAAGGGCAGGCGGCGCCGCCACATGCGCCCCCACGAGGCGGCCCGCAACGGCATCGCCCGCACCTTCCAGAACATCGCCCTCTTCAAGGGCATGAGCGTGCTCGACAACATCATGACCGGACGCACCCTCAAGATGCGGGTGCCGATGCTGGCGCAGGGGATCTGGTTCGGACCGGCGCGGCGCGAGGAGATCGCGCACCGGGCGGTCGTCGAGCGCATCATCGACTTCCTGCGCATCGAGCACGTGCGCAAGGTGCCGGTGGGCCGGCTCCCCTACGGCATGCAGAAGCGGGTCGAGCTCGCCCGGGCGCTCGCCGCCGAGCCCGACGTGCTCCTCCTCGACGAGCCCATGGCGGGCATGAACACCGAGGAGAAGGAGGACATGGTGCGCTACATCCTCGACGTCAACGAGGAGTTCGGCACCACCATCATCCTCATCGAGCACGACATGGGCGTGGTGATGGACATCTGCGACCGCGTCGTGGTCCTCGACTACGGCGGCAAGATCGCCGACGGCACCCCGGACGTGGTCCAGCGCGACCCGCGCGTGATCGACGCCTACCTCGGCGTCGCCCACGACTGAAGGAGGAGTCCACGACGTGCTCTTCTTCCTGGAGACCACCATCAGCGGGCTGATGAGCGGCGTCATGTACGCCCTCGTCGCCCTCGGCTTCGTCCTCATCTACAAGGCCTCGGGCGTGTTCAACTTCGCCCAGGGCGTGATGGCGCTCTTCGCCGGGCTCACCCTCG carries:
- a CDS encoding ABC transporter ATP-binding protein, with the translated sequence MGKVRELGEVILKVEDVSLAFGGVQALSHVSFEVREHEILGIIGPNGAGKSSMLNVINGFYRPQEGWITFKGRRRRHMRPHEAARNGIARTFQNIALFKGMSVLDNIMTGRTLKMRVPMLAQGIWFGPARREEIAHRAVVERIIDFLRIEHVRKVPVGRLPYGMQKRVELARALAAEPDVLLLDEPMAGMNTEEKEDMVRYILDVNEEFGTTIILIEHDMGVVMDICDRVVVLDYGGKIADGTPDVVQRDPRVIDAYLGVAHD